In one Perca fluviatilis chromosome 7, GENO_Pfluv_1.0, whole genome shotgun sequence genomic region, the following are encoded:
- the tpbgb gene encoding trophoblast glycoprotein b, translated as MRLLNTSCGCDRGEMRARTHMSGMLRFLFLLAAVLSCHGCPEKCSCVSQTVKCQDLGLEAIPQSLPVNTKILFVTGNNISRISVDSFPTRLQLLSDLDLSGNDVESVEAMVFDNLPNLVRLDLSNNRIQNFSKRAFPAENKVQHLDLSRSFHNHSFMDVVLSVLQSGNLLQLTVLDLSNNNLVILPDNLFTSLSNLVNLSLQNSSIISIQNGTLRVPPLLHLDLRDNSLRDLATSTLAEFSLKPALRIQLAGNPWRCDCFMDDMLQWLKNSTQVVDLQNLTCEDPEALRRQPLLQVEQSQLKCSGDMKGVLETSYVFLGLVLALIGVIFLLVLYLNRKGIKRWIYNIRDACRDHMEGYHYRYELNSDPRLANLSINSDV; from the coding sequence ATGCGCCTGTTGAACACGTCGTGCGGATGTGACCGCGGAGAAATGCGAGCGAGAACACACATGTCCGGAATGTTGCGGTTTCTTTTCCTGCTCGCGGCTGTACTGTCATGTCACGGCTGTCCGGAAAAATGCTCTTGTGTCTCACAAACTGTGAAATGCCAAGACCTGGGCTTGGAAGCGATTCCGCAGTCTCTACCGGTCAATACCAAAATACTATTCGTCACAGGAAACAACATTTCCCGGATCAGTGTGGACTCTTTCCCAACCCGCCTGCAACTGTTGTCAGATCTCGATCTCAGTGGGAATGACGTGGAGTCTGTGGAGGCTATGGTATTTGACAACTTGCCAAACCTTGTGAGGCTGGACCTTAGCAACAACAGAATCCAGAATTTCAGCAAAAGAGCTTTCCCTGCTGAGAATAAAGTGCAGCACTTGGACCTCAGTAGGTCTTTCCACAATCATTCCTTCATGGATGTGGTCCTGAGCGTTCTTCAGAGTGGAAACCTCctccagctgacagtcttggaCCTGTCCAACAATAACCTGGTGATTCTTCCAGACAACCTATTCACCAGCCTCTCCAACCTGGTAAACCTCAGCCTGCAGAACAGCTCCATCATCTCCATCCAGAACGGGACGCTGAGGGTGCCGCCGCTGCTACACCTTGACCTGAGGGACAACAGCCTGAGGGACCTGGCCACCTCCACCCTGGCAGAGTTCAGCCTCAAGCCTGCACTCCGCATCCAGCTGGCGGGGAACCCCTGGCGCTGCGACTGCTTCATGGACGACATGCTCCAGTGGCTGAAAAACTCCACTCAGGTTGTTGACCTACAGAACCTGACCTGTGAAGACCCAGAGGCCCTGAGACGCCAGCCACTCCTGCAAGTAGAGCAGTCCCAGCTGAAGTGTTCAGGCGACATGAAAGGCGTGCTGGAGACTTCGTATGTTTTTCTCGGTCTGGtgctggccctgattggtgtcATATTCCTGCTGGTGCTCTACCTGAACAGAAAAGGCATCAAGCGGTGGATTTACAACATCCGGGATGCTTGTAGGGACCACATGGAGGGGTACCATTACAGGTACGAGTTAAACTCTGACCCACGTCTGGCCAACCTGAGCATCAATTCGGATGTGTGA